The following DNA comes from Grus americana isolate bGruAme1 chromosome 22, bGruAme1.mat, whole genome shotgun sequence.
tcagctGCTTAGTGTTTGGAGGTGTGACTAAAACTTTGGCTTTTCTTTGAGCTTGTGACTTTTTCTCATGGAAATGTCAAACAGTGCTTGTCACAGCATCTTGTGAATCGGAGACCAGAATTTCAGCTGTTATTTGGACCTCGTAGTTAAATGAGTAGTCTGTAAGTCTCTAATTTCATACCAAATCCTTTTATCAGGGAATCCTATAGAATTACTTTAAACTTCCACCCAGATGGGAACTTCCCCTTTTATTGCGTGTaagatttttttgatttttttttttttttagggagcTGGAAACTTGTTTTGTTGACTTTTAACAAGCTTTGGAATAGGGACAAGTGTACAATGCTGCTGTAAAATGTAGTCTTGCCTAATTTACAAGAGATGCCCACAATTAGCAAGTTGTTTCTTCTGATGTGATTTAGTAATTGATTTGTCCAATGCATGATAGTAATGTAGCAGACTTCAAGCTTACAAATAGTTATTAGAAGAAAAAGGTTGCTCGTACAGGAAAGCCATCTTGAACCATCAAACAACTTTTAAAGCCTGAAAGTGTAACTGCTCTTAAACTGATGAATACCAAGAAAGTAATTGTTTCTTGTAGCAGAATGAAGCAGGAGAGTGAATTTACCAGCAGCAATTGAACCATCTCTAGTAATGATAGTGCAAAACATTATCTCTAACAGGGAAATAAATATAGGCTGCATAAAGTATTTAGTGAAAGGGTAGGAAAGGCCTTTCTAAGAATCTTTACAGGCTCTCtgtgaaaatgttaatttgaccactatctttttttcagtatagtGCAAACCTCTTATTCTGTTGATACCACATATAAGAATTGAAGAATGCGTAGAAACCTAGACCTGAATTAGAGTACAAATTCTGGTGACATTTAGGAATGGGAAGAGTGCTTGAGGTAGGGATTGTGTGACTTACATTATAgtttgaaaaatgcattaactTACGCAGTTTAAAGTGTGCAGTCTCCCGTGATGGTTCTAGCTGCTCCCGTGTTTCCATACACACATCTGTAGGATTCACTTTTCTCACAAGATTTTGCTTTAGATGCCCATATGTAATTTGGAAATCTAAGAATTCCCTTCTAAATATGCCGAGAGAGATTTCATTCTGAAGAATCAGGAGAAATGAGCAACATAGACTGCTGTGCAGCGGTGTATCCATAGATAACTTTTCAGAGTTTGGTCCCTCTGAAGGTGACAGCAGTGTTGGCTACATTCTTACTTTCAAGCAAAcctttttccttgctgcagTAAGAGACCATTgatcctaaaatattttattactgctGCTTCAAACTAAGGTATTCCCGTTTTGTCGCAATGTACCTGAAGCAGTATCAGTATTGTGACTGACCAGGTGATCAGTagtagtaattttttaaaaagacataatACCCTGATAAGATactgttaaaataattgaagaaaaaaaaagttgtatcataccatttttgttttaaacctaTTTTTATAGATTGTGGAAGATATACTCTTAAAcgtttattttgaaatacagtagaactattttgcagtgttttccatctctctgtACACCAGTACAACTGTCTGCTGTGGACCAGATAAAGATCTTTCTGTAACATGAAActactgttttttccccaccttaACTTATGCACACTGTTTTGAGTACCTtctggctcctgcctgctctaGAATGAGAAGGATGAAGGGATGTGGATGAAGTGCAGTAGCTGGTGAAATTTCTAAGCGTAGTGTGGTTGTCTGCTTTGATCTGGAGTCCCCAGCAGGACACGTGTTCTTTCTGTGTGTACCTTCATACTTAATGTGTTCTATAAATTAACAAAACACTAAGACATTTGAGGAGGAACACTTCATTGCAGATTGAAATGTGAAGTATGAAACGCTGTTTTCTTTAGGTTACTTTTTACTAGGAGTTAGATAATGTATGCTTAGACTTAAGGTAGATACATTTCTGTTGGCTTTGTATATTTTGTTAATGGATGCATGGTATCATTTGTAATATATCCTATAGTGCAGATATGACCTCTGTATCTTACTTAGGGTGAGCACTTTAACGTCAGCGGTGAAGGGGGAGGACCCCCTTCTCCATCCGTACAATAAAGCTCTGTATCCCTCTGGCTCTCCCTCGGACTCTTTGCAAGGTGGGGGGGCTGTGCATGGCAGGAGCGCTCGGTGGCCGTGCCCCGCTGCCGTGGGCCGCTGCCTTCCAGCTGCGGTGCAAGGGCCACCGCGGGGCCCCCCCtgcacacaccaccaccccaccccccacttCCGCGAGGGGCACGTGCCCTCGGCCGGAGCGCTACCGCCCCACAGTGCTTTCGGTTCCACTTTGCTGGGCTCGGTGGACCGCCCGGTAAGCTGGGGAGGCCGGAGGGGCCCGGCGGGGTGCGATGGGCAGGGCCCGGTGAAGCCCGCTGTGAACGGTGGGGTCAAACCAGGCCTTCGTGGGGGGGGCTGGTGGTGCCCCTCGTGCCTGTGGGGGTTCTCGGTAACGGGGCGCCGATCCTTCTGGAAGCTCGTGTTAGTGACCGAGTGCCTTTGCGTTCTGCTTCCCCTTGCAGACCTCGGGACGCCCCAGCGGTACTGGTGCCTGAGGTGGGGGGTGGCGGGGGTTATGGTGAACCTGGAAGACTGCCCAAGAGCAGTACACAGCAGGGCCAAACTTCACCCGCTGCACCTTTCGCTTGGTCTCTCTGAGGCCCGCTCATGACTTTCCAAGCTTTAGTGGGCGTTTGTCCCAGTTCTGTGAAAAGACTGCCACTCCTCACtgcttgtttctgaaaaaactAGTAAACATTAACAGAGAGTGTAGGTaaagctgcagctgcactgCCAGAGGCCCTCAAGAGACCGCAGAGGTGGGGACTTGTGGTACAATATAATGAGGCCCTTCCCtcagaaaaaggggaaaaaaagcctagGTCCTTCTGGCATCTTTGTCCTTCCCCACTGCAAGAGGGTGGGGAGCACTTACCTCGAGCCTCCAAGCAGTGCCTTGCAGAATTTCATAGTCTGGGGTACTGGGCTGCTGAAAGGTCCCTGTGAAtgagcagtgctgcagcagcgtCCCACCTCTGCTAGTTAAATGAGATCCCGGTTCTTCCTTTGTTAGCGAGGAAAATAGCAGTTGCCCCTGGAATTGGTCCATGTCCTGCCATCGTGGTCCAGGTGTGTGGGCTGTGGAATGAGCCCTGTGCTCTGCAACTCTGTCATGGTAATTCTCTGCTGCCAGATCGTGATTTTCATCCCCGGTATATTTTATAATAGAGCCCTGAGGGGTTGTTCATGCAAATCGTCTGGGCAAACGTAGAAGCTGCTGTTTATCAAAGCTGTCATCCTACCTATATCTGAGTTGCTGAAATAAGACTGCCTAGAGGAAAGACCTGCACAGGTAGGAAACTGCATTCAGCTGATGTCTTTGGGATGAAAATACAGTTGCTTTTACTTAGCTTGTTGTTGCTAATGCTTTTGGGAGGATTACTGGGAACTGATGTAAAAGTTTTTGATAGTCAGAAGCCTGGGAAAATGAGTtcaactgtatttttaactttcaaaaCTAGACTGTCTATATTCCATTATTTGATTTTATCTATATTTAGATTCTGTTTGTGCATGATTTGATTTTAGTCAGGCTACTGTTACTGTTAGTAGTACTGTGCTTGATTGGGAATGCCGAGGCCTTGATGTTCCGGTGAGTTCCTTGTTGGATGTAGGTGAATAATGACTAGTCAAGAACTTGGGAATTCTACTTCTGGGTTATGTTGTCATCTTGAACCCTTCAGGAGCTTTGAGTCAGCATTACCTTTTCTTACCAAATACTATGAGATAAAGAAGAATCTGTTATGCTATTCTGTAGGGTGGCATTCTCAGACACTTTTCCTGCAACCAGGGTGTCTGAGAttgaatgtttaaaaaagtaaGTTATTTGCAGTAACTCAGcttttaaagcaatttcagaGCTGTGCTTTAAGAAACTTGCTAAATGTTAGGATACTTGTGATCTACTACACATGCTAATGTTGCTGGTCTCGGAGGTCGGTTCACAGAGCCAATTTTCTTAATGCGTTTTTGTGTTGGACACTTAGTGAGAATTCTTCCTTCAACCATGGGTGGAAAACATTCACAATTCTGGAAAGCACCTGACCAAAAGGAGAGTGAAGGCAAACTCATCTTACCCAGGCAACTGGCTGCTGAAGATGAAATCGCCAATTATGCTAGTATCAATGACTCTGCTACGTCCTGCGTGCCCTGCGTGGGCATTGCACGTCGAAGCTACGTCAACTGTCCAACGTGTCAGGGAACAGGAAGGATCCCCAGGGGTAGGTGATTCTTCCCTGTGCCGTGTCAGCACTTCTTGAGCCTACTGAGATCCGTACGAATCTCTGCCTAAAGGCTTTGGTTGCACCAGCTGGTCTTTATTGTATCCAGTCTAGGAACGTCCTGTCTTGGTACCTTCAGCTCACTTGTGACTTCTGTGGGCTGCTTCTGCTGGGGGAGGATGGGGTGGGAAGGCAGGTAGTGCTGTTTCTATACAATTACTTAAAGCCCACCCTGGAACCCCTGGGGACTTGTTGCTTCTGCCCAGAGATGGGAATGCTCAAACTGAAATCTTAGTTGCATCACACTTGCCTTCTAATTGGACATCATCACCTGTGAAGTGAGTGCAGATGGACACTAGGTTGCCATGCAATGTGCTGCAACGCGATTTGCTTTATTTACTTCTGTGCTTAGTGTGGTCTCtgatctgctgctgcctctttcAGAGCAAGAGAAGCAGCTGGTGGCTCTGATTCCATATGGTGACCAGAGGCTGAAGCCTAGACGAACGTAAGTCCTGTtgaattttccccttttctcatcttttgaACGTTTCTTCTGTATGTGAAGAAAAGCCTCAGTCCTTTAGGTGTTTTGCTCTTTGTGCTCTGTCTTGCTGCAAGTTTGGTGTTTACTGTGTCTTTTCAGCAATAGCAGATGTTGGACAGTCTTCTGTGTGCAGGTGTTGGGGATCTCTAGCAATTTGTACTGTAATGCGCTGTCTTAGCACGTGGTACTCTACCCTGTTTCTGCTGGCAGCTGGCAAATAGTTCTGCATAAAGCCATCCCAGTTTTCTGGTACCCAAGCTTTTACTGTCTCCCCCCCTTTGAGCTGGAGTAGAACTGCAGGTGCTTGCAGCTGACAAACCAAGAGAATGATTGTGCTCTGGTGCTGTTTTGCAGGAAACTCTATGTATGTCTTGCGGTGACGATCTGTCTGCTGACAACATCtctcagtattttcttcctgtttcctcGCTCCATTACTGTGCTGCCTGCGGGGCTGAATGCCTCCTCTGTTGGCTTTAATGCCACCACCGCCTGTATGTACCTCAACATGACGGTAAGTGCTCAGCTCACAGTCAAAGAGTGGCTCTGAAGGGCTCCCTGCTTATCCTCTGTGCTATTCCATCTGTAGGCTAACATCACAGTCTGAAGTTAGTCTTACCATTCCCACCATGTCAGTCCACTCTCTGGCTGCTTGGAATCAATGTCCAGAGTGTGTTATAGCATCAGAGGTGTGGCTGGCCTGGCTGTGAGCGAGCAAGGCACAAAGAATGGCCAAAGGGGCTGTGTAAAGAAGCACTGTGATTAATTCTGggaatcctttttcttttgcatccttaaactcatagaatggtttgggttggaagggacctcaaagcccatctagttccacccccctgccatgggcagggacaccctccactagcccaggttgcccaaagccccatccaacctggccttgaccactgccagggagccaggggcagccacagcttctctgggcaacctgggccagggcctcagcaccctcacagtgaagaatttcttcctcagatctcatctcaatctctcctccttcagcttaaggccattccccttgtcctgtcactccctgcccttgtcaccagtccctctccagctttcctggagccccttcagggactggaaggtgctctaaggtctccctggagccttctcttctccaggctgaacaatcccaactctctcagcctgtcttcacaggagaggtgctccagccctctgaccatcttcatggcctcctctggactcgctccaacagctccatgtccttcttgtcctggggaccccagagctggacgcagtactgcaggggggtctcaccggagcggagtagaggggcagaatcccctccctcgacctgctggtcacgctgctggggatgcagcccaggacatggttgtcTTTCTGGGCTGTGCGTGCATGTTGCcggctcgtgttgagcttctcatccaccaacacccccaaatcctcctcagggctgctctcaatccattctctgcccagcctgtagttgtgcttgggattgcgcctACCCAtgtgcagaaccttgcacttggccttgttgaacttcatgaggtgaacctctcaagcctgttcaggtccctctggatgacatctcttccctccagtgtgtcgaccacaccacacaatTTGGTGTTGGCAGACTGGCTGAGGATGAGCTACTTGGTTGTCCCCCTTTGACTGTCATGGGAGACACTGCAGCGTGCAGGTCTTTGTGGCCAGGCTGGATGTACATCAGAGGATTTGAAAGAGACAATGTGGTCCAGTGTTGCTGTAAGGTCATAGCTGTTAGAGGAGTAGCTGATGCCCGTGCAATCACACCATTCGTGgtgtcacacacacacgcacacttaTTCTTGGGCatgcttcctccttcttcaggctcGACCCTAGGTTTCCTGCAGCAGAGTCTCAGGTGtcagattttataaaatagttaatttaatttaaaggtgcagcagcaggatcagcccaggctgggtgcctccaaagagagggaacCAGAACAGAGAAATCTTGGGGCAATTACACCCTTGGGTACCATACACCCGCTGTCCACACGTCCTTTAGTTCAATGGTGATTTTTGGTCTGGGATCTTCTAATATCTAatcggattcttcttctgagtgcaggcaggcaggcaggctgttatcttgttgacttgcagtttctgcagttttctgcgaaggttggagcctccttatcttctggtttacacTCCTTGTGCCCCTGCCCTTGCTGAtggaacatggagaactgaagagtcccagaCTGGGAAAAACACTATCAAGATATtagtgtgatatcaaaatactttcccatgctaaaagactaaacacagcactgtagTAGCTGTTGGGAAAACTACTAGGAAAATTGctgagaaaaatacctctatCGCAGCCTAAGGCTTCAGCAGATCTAGCTACTCATGCTAAGTAAAGCTgagcaaacagcacaaatcacacTCTATTCTATTCCTAAGtcatttattctaattaaaacctaCTTCTTTCTTCTCAACAATAGCAGAAGTACATATAAGTAGCTTTGCAACAGTAACTTGTGGCCCTGCTGTAAAGTGATTTGTGTGTGgagttggtttttgtttgtttgtttatctcCTTAGAACGTGCTGAACGTAACTAATAACAACTTCTACCTGGTCACTGTTGAGCAGCTAGACATAGAGGTTTTGCACCAGTCCCTGATAGTAGGAAAGACCACCATGAAACTTCTACTGAATATGAGCCCTTTGCAGAGCGGCCAGGTGAGTTCTGCTGTTTCTTGCATTTTCTCCTAAACTAATCTGGATgtcctgggcagggaggtgcTTATTGTATACTTGATCCACTCCTTTGTCATCTGTCTGCCAAATACTCAATGCagcttcccccatcccacttgGGGAAGGGGTGTTGTAAGAATTTACATATTGCTGAGTTTGAAACTAATACATTCCTGGGCAAGGAACATCTGTCTGCTCTTTGGGCTGGGTTGTGTGCTTGCCTTAAAATGATGGCAAGCTTAGAAACAGGTTAGACAAAACCCTGGTGGGAACAGTTTGAGCACAGCTGATCCATTCTTGGTGTAAAGCTCAGGTGTGTGGCCTAGATGACCTTTTTAAGGCCTCTTCAGATCTAATTTCAGATTCTATTTATTGTTAGCCTATTAATTGTTAGGCTGGATCTTGAAATTCAGGTTCAGACACCTAATGAGAGTTCAGTTCTCCCTACTTCAGCTCTCTGAATTGTATACAGACGTAACTGTAGTTCTTGTGTacttcctgctttctcttctgttcgCATTTGCAGATCTATTATCTGGTGGCCAGTAGGATATGGGACGACAATACCTAGTGAGTAATTCTTGAAGATTTCTTCCCTTGGTTAGTAAGTAACGTTAATGCTTCTAGTCTTTTTATGACTAGACTTCTTGTGCTGGTCCTGTCTGTAGAGCGAAGCTGAGCGTGTCCTTTTCAGTTTAATGTGTGGAGCTCATCTGGATACAAGTCTGGCACATCCATTTTAAactcatttccttttctatttattgGTATTCTCTGCTTAGTGTTGGCTCAACAGGGTCACTTTCCATACATTCTGTTAAGTGATATCAGTTTGATGTCTAGGTTGTCAACTTCAATTGCTCCATTTGCGAGCAGCTAAAGGTACCTTGTACaaactgcatttctctgcaaatGACCAGCAAACTGTGTGAAGTTCATAGCAGCCAAAGCTTCTGTGCAGACAGGGTGGTGCATTGCGTATTTACATGGCCCACCGGCTTATTGGATCCACATTTAAGAGTTACACCACTAGAACCACGTTTTACTGATGTAGATGCTGCTGTGTGTGAAGAACTTTGCCTGCGTGGCTGTTGTCAGGATATTGCAAAGACCTTtttggagaagcagagaagcaaTGGAATAATTGAGGACAGGAGACACATGATGCAGGCAGCTCCtgtgaaattaactctctctcttctctcgTAGTAACATTTGCACCTGGACAAAAGTCAAAGTTCACAATGTTCTGCTGCATATACAGTAAGTGATGCCTGGTTCAGAACAATGACTAACATCTGTGTCACCTACGTTGTTTCTCACTCCCCTTCAAGAAGGTCTGCAGTCACTGTTCTTCAAGACCAGACTACCTGCAGTGTGAATGTGCTGTTACCCAGATAGGTGTGCTGAGGAGATGATTCTCCAAAGCCATTGCTGCCCCGAGAAGTCCCCTGGATTCAGACCGACTGACAGCTCAAGCTGTCACTGCTGCTTAAGGAAAGCTGGCCTGGCAAACTTCTTTCTGGAATACTGATTTGTAGCTTTTAGGAAGTAATTCTTTGGTCCAGAGCTAGAAGTACTGACTGGTTTGATTATGCCTGCCTGCCTTGTGGTGTTGGGGACAGACTCATTCAGTCTGGATTCTGTGCGGATGTGTGGATGATTGCCTTCAAGTGTTCTGGCAGCAAGGCAGGACAAAGCAGGCTCTTCTGTGGATTCTGTTGCCTAAGGCAGCTCCTTTCAGGGGATGGACTAGAGGACCATGCTCAGCTTGACTGTGGTTTAGAGTATGACAGGCCCTGCTGGGAAAGCAAATACAGGTtggctgctcctccctgccaaGGAGGAAAGAGCATAATCGCAGTTTTATAATATAGCTCCTGCTGGGACAGGTTGGTACTGTTCTGGTCTGAGTTAATGCTAAACCTGGTGTGAGAGACTGGGAAGCTCTTATGAGGTGAAGCAGTGCTAGCACACCTCCatgcagccaggagagaagtgGTCTTCATTAGCTGAGTATAACCCACTTTGGAAGACTGCAGCAGAAATTGTCTCTGTGTAGCCTGTCTCCCTGCACATCTGTGTTGACAGACTCCGGGTTGTGAGCCCACTCTGGGAAGATGGACCTCTAGGTTCCTCACTATCTGCAGGCTGTTGTCACTGAGTCCATGATTTCTTCAGGAAGGAGGAACTGCTTTTGCAGCATGTTTTTTTGTGCTAATCTAAAGGCAGGGCTTCACCTGCTGTATCTGGAAATGGACTGAATATTAGAAAAAGCGTTTGAATGGAGAAAGTTTGTGAATCTCTTGGAGGCATGCTGGGCTGGAATTCTCCCAAGTCACTAAGGAAACATCACTGGCAATCTCCTGAAATACATGCGTTTAAATCTTGGTCTTCTGTTGCAGT
Coding sequences within:
- the TMEM106A gene encoding transmembrane protein 106A, whose amino-acid sequence is MGGKHSQFWKAPDQKESEGKLILPRQLAAEDEIANYASINDSATSCVPCVGIARRSYVNCPTCQGTGRIPREQEKQLVALIPYGDQRLKPRRTKLYVCLAVTICLLTTSLSIFFLFPRSITVLPAGLNASSVGFNATTACMYLNMTNVLNVTNNNFYLVTVEQLDIEVLHQSLIVGKTTMKLLLNMSPLQSGQIYYLVASRIWDDNTYNICTWTKVKVHNVLLHIQGTLTCTYLCHSEQLAFEDYQYVDCRGNATLPHPLYHRPP